AACTGACTATAAATAGATGTTTTGGTTCATTTATGCACCTTATTAACATTATagacaatttaattgattaaaaagtGTTTTAGGCCATTTTTTGacaaacatttgtccacatAGCAGGACCAAGACAAGTTTATTTGAGGGCACTTGACATTGCCTTGGTCTAGTTTGTCATTCATGCAGTTTTGTACAacataaaagataaatacaagCTTCCAGTACTTTAAAGCTACAGCTACGAAAGCTCAGTATTTCCAATGAAAACCAAGGGAATGtctttgatttagattttttccaTCAAAATTCTAAATGTTCTAGTCATAACGTTCCAATCATTTTACCTGTAAAACAGAAATATCATAAATATGTATCCAGTGCTATTGTTGAGACCGTTTTATATGTTGTTGTATTGCCAATAAACACTGAAAAGTATACACACAACACTTGATAGTTCTGGATAGCTCTAAGAGCATTCAGTTCTAATAAGGTAAGAGTACCATTAGAATATTAAGTATATTAACACATCTTCTCTGGTAGCTTACAGGAATCACCCGTGAAGAGGACATCATGAAATCAATTCTCAGTACATGTACACTGTTTCTGGTACTTGCATGGACACTAATTGGTGAAACAACTCTAGAGCCAAGCACCATCAAGCAGGAGGACCATACCTCtgattattttagaaaaacCTTAAGGAGTAATACCACCATTTTAGCTTTACCAACGActgaaattcaattaaaaacaagcagCACCAAGCAGCATGAATATACTCTTAAGGACAATGAAACAACCATGCAGGGTGATGAATCCACCACTGCTGCTCCAAAAAGCATTGAACATCTTGTGAAATCAAACACCACCAAGCAGCATGAAGATACCCATGAAGATTATAAATCTACCTTAATGAGTAAAGAGACCACTATGTTAGCTCTAAGAAGCACTGAACATCCTATGGAATCAAGCACCACCACGCAGCATGAAGATACTTCTAAATATCATGAAACAAGCATAAAGAGTGATGAACCAACTAGTTTCACTCCAAAAAACATTGGACCTTCTCTAAAGCCAAGCAGCACCAAGCAGCAAGAATTTACCTCTAAAgatcaagaaaaagaaaatgtctcaTCTTCAAAATTGCCCCCACAAACCTTTGAGCACCAACATGTTACAAGTATGACTCATGGTAATGCCAAGACTATTTCTACAGGAGAAAGTACATCTCATTTGGCTCTCTTGACAGagtacaaaacacaaaaaaccaCTGATCAAATTGCAATTACACCACTGATACAGAGTATCTCGAAAGGGTTGACTGTCACCAGAGATGACCAAACagtaaatctttttaaatccaCCAATAAAGGTCTTGATATTCACACTAAAGGAAAGAAAACCACAAGATCTGCAGAGAAAGAATCTTTCAAGACTCTGATAGTTGATGGTTCTACTCCGTTCCAAAAAACTCCAGGGGTCATTACAAATCAAACACAGGAAGAAGTTCAGACTGCAGTAACAATGTCTACTAAATGGTCTTCACTTcctcaagaaaaagaaagcacacaTCCTCCTAAATTCAATGTC
The DNA window shown above is from Silurus meridionalis isolate SWU-2019-XX chromosome 12, ASM1480568v1, whole genome shotgun sequence and carries:
- the omgb gene encoding protein EVI2B isoform X1, translated to MKSILSTCTLFLVLAWTLIGETTLEPSTIKQEDHTSDYFRKTLRSNTTILALPTTEIQLKTSSTKQHEYTLKDNETTMQGDESTTAAPKSIEHLVKSNTTKQHEDTHEDYKSTLMSKETTMLALRSTEHPMESSTTTQHEDTSKYHETSIKSDEPTSFTPKNIGPSLKPSSTKQQEFTSKDQEKENVSSSKLPPQTFEHQHVTSMTHGNAKTISTGESTSHLALLTEYKTQKTTDQIAITPLIQSISKGLTVTRDDQTVNLFKSTNKGLDIHTKGKKTTRSAEKESFKTLIVDGSTPFQKTPGVITNQTQEEVQTAVTMSTKWSSLPQEKESTHPPKFNVTDSNGTLDISTKMIQPERNDSATYPLGTSTTTSFSTSLNPFDNPENGTTYTADTTETNATYKTTTIDMKERQNLPPLITTLSTMQTKTTDFITSKAPIKDKNKVNPGKIVASLIGCILLLMFLAFVMIFVKNRQSKKKLMENTDWAGPSPFIEGDINPNTPTIIEDGSFHRRESKRISLHSFLPQRLSKRLSFLSPTDEEIPLEGTQASSTFGQHHLQPLNGQATPPNVIQTYEANSPPAEVSSNSNVPETVSISPPSENNEDIETTPKLDEKTIQAPPAETNGVDPTAFEDVDLNVSPAKDAESSPPTDATHIPTPPPLAPS